The sequence TGATTATATTGGCCGAATTACCACTTGTGCTTAAACCTAGTAAAACGTCACCTTCGTTACCAAGGCCTTCAATAAATCGGGAAAACACAAATTCATAGCCATAGTCATTACTCACGCAGGAGATATGGCTCACATCAGAAATGGCAATAGCGGCCAGCGAACGCCGATCGTCACGATAGCGTCCAGAAAGCTCTTCGGCAAAGTGCATGGCGTCGCAATGAGAACCGCCGTTGCCGCAGGATATAATTTTACGGCCTTTTTTTAGCGCATCGGCCATAAGCCGGGCCGCCAGGTCGATAGCTGTAAGATTGTCGGGATTGCTGAGAAATGTATCTAAAACAGACTGTGCTTCAGTCAGTTCGTGGCGAATTATGTCGAGCATTGAAATGCAGTTTTGAACTGTCTACTGCCAATGTTCAGTTGATGAAGCAGCAAACGGAGGCCAAAGTTGGCTACTATAGACTGAAAACTCAAAACTGAAGGCAAAAATCTGATTTTAAAAAACCCAATTCCGATATGGAAGATTCCAGCGGAGCGCGAAACTGGCTAACTTGTCGGTATAGCTATCAGGCTGGTATTCGCTGTCTTTAAAGCGATACAATAAGCGACCTTCCAGAAAAATATTGTGCCGAATCATGTAGGAAGCCCGAAGGTCGGCGTAGGTAACAATGGTTTTTCGGCCCTGCCCAATGAAGTTTCCTTCATTTCGAACATTACTGTAGTAATCTAACAGAATATTGCCACCATAATTACGGCCGGGTATATCGGCTCCATACATCATTATACCAAAAATTCCGTTTCCAGACCATTTTTTCTGCTGGTATCGGACTATACCAAGTCCTTCAACAAAGTTAGCGCCGAGCGGATGAGCCATAGGTTGGCTATAGTGCGCGTAATTGCCCTGCCCTGCCGACGAAAAGGTTGTATTGAAATGCGAATAGGTATAAGGTCGGGCTAAGTTTAGTTCGGTCTGAATATCGAGATTAGGGACGTTAAAGGCATCGATGTATTTGGCCCCAAGCTGAAACGCAAATTTATTCGTCCAGTTCCCTTTACCGGACATCAGTTCACTGAGCCTGAATTCGTCTAGCAGGAATTGACTATAAACCAGAAACTGAGTAAGGAAATTCGCTTTGAAGTCGATCCCGATCATGGCATTGTCGGCACTCCCTCTATACGATTCTACGAAGCGATAGAAGATGATTGGGTTCAGATAATTTATATCCAGGCGATCCCGACTAAATACTTCAGCTTCAAACACGCCCACATTGATTTTTGGGCTTATGTTAATGCTGATATGGTGCATAGCCGCAAACTTCTGCGGAATGAGCATATTCGGTAATACACTTTCCTGGGTATTCTGTAGTTCGGTAAAAAGATTTGTATACTGGATTTTGCGACCTAGCTGCGTCGTTAATTTTAAGAATAGGTAAGGGGCACTATTATCGGAAAGCAGTAGAGAACGAAATCCATTTCCGAAGAAGTTTCTGTCGTGGCCAAACTGGAGGTTTATAATTTTTAAAATATTGAGCGTAAAATAGCCGCGTGCCGTCAGAAAGTCTGCGCCGTTTTGGCGGTAAAGTTTGGTAAATCCTTCGCCGGGGGCAAACCCTCCGCCTACCTCCGGGCGGTATATGGGGGCATAATCCTTCGTAATATAATAAGGGTAAATGGCCTGGTTGTCGGCGAAGAATGTGTAGAAACCAAGTTTTTTGCCAATTGTACCTCTTACTTCCAGCCCGCGCGTATTCACAAATGGGTACCTTAATGCCTCATCGGTAGTCGATTCCTGACCAGGAGCCTGTTCGCCACCAATACCAAAATAGACAACGGGATTTACATGGAGGTCAAAATCAGGGGTCTGTAGACTGTAGAAATCGGCTTTTTTGCGATAAAATGACCGAAGAAAAGGGATTTTTCCACTTAGCGGTTTTTTACTATCACCGGGAGCTGGTGGTGGCAGCAAATGCTTCGTAAAAGGGTCACGGGTCAACGAGTCAGTCGACGGCCGGGTCCATTCCCAACTATCATCCCGCAGGTAATTAAAATTGAAGTAGTCTGTATCAGAAAAGGGTCGGCCAGGTTTCGAGAGCAGACTATCGGTGAGCTGGATAATGCTCTGGCGGTTATAGGGTTTTACGGAGCTATGAAAACCGTCGGCCCAATGACCCTGCCGAATTTCCAGTCGGTCGATTAAGTGATAATAGTCCGCATTAAGAGGTACAAATGGACTCTGGGACCAGACTGGAAAGGATACAACTAAAAAACCAAATACGTAAAAAAAACGCTGCATACAAGTTACCGGATAGCTCACTCTACTCCGTTCATCCACACAATTTGCTTTATCTGAGCGACAAATTAGGCAATTGGTTTGGATATACGCCAGTCATCCGGCTAATTTACGGAGAAAGACCCCTGTTATCTATGTTTGTTTTTGCGCAACAGCCCTCGCTGGTTAATCAATTCGTGGCCGAACTTCGTGATGTTTCGATCCAGAAAGACCGTTTACGCTTTCGTCGGAATCTCGAGCGGATCGGCGAACTGATGGCTTATGAAATTTCAAAGACGCTTCCTTACCATAATGTCTCGATAAAAACACCACTCGGTATTTCTGAAACACAACTGCTTAGACAACAGCCTGTTCTGGCGACAATAATGCGAGCGGGGCTACCTTTTCATCAAGGATTAGCCAATTATTTCGACCAGGCAGAAAACGCTTTTGCAGGCGCTTATCGGGGGTATAGTGCCAGCGATAGTGATGAGTTCGAGATTACAATGGATTACATTGTCAGCCCGGATATAGGCGGTAAAACACTTATTCTAAGTGACCCAATGCTGGCTACGGGCCGTTCGCTAGAAAAAATATATCATGCTATGCTTCGCTACGGAATTCCGGCGCAAACGCATATTGCCGCTATCATAGCCAGCCCGGAAGGAGTTCGTCATGTGCAGCGCCAATTACCCCAATGTCATCTCTGGCTGGGGGCTATCGATAGTCACCTGAACGAACATTCGTACATTGTTCCCGGACTTGGGGACGCAGGTGATCTGGCCTATGGAGGGAAAGTATAAAGCGATGTATGGTTCAGGATGTATGATCTATTCTGACCTCCAGAAGAAATTCGTCATACATCCTCACTCATTTATTACCGGAGGTCAACGACTTCAACGCCTGGATACTTTGATTTATCAAAGATGAAATCCGAATCGGATACAGTGGCGTTCGGCGTAAACTTAGTAATGGTATAGGTAGTTCGCTTACCATCTTTGTTAATGATCAGCCAGTTACGAACGGATTTGTCAGCTTTGTCTACCGAAATCTGAATGGTTGAAATTGGGCTCTTTTGCCGATTTGGGGTCAATTCAATGACTTCGAGGGTACGACCGTTCTGCTTTTGCTCCTTTAAAAAACGGTAATCGAACCCACGTTTATAGATTGTGTAAATCTGTGTCGGATTTAGTTCACCAGCAGCGCCATCTTCATAATCCTGTACATTCACTTCATTGGATTCTTTGATGTAGGTCGACATCGTTTGTCCGTCAGAGAAAACCTCCTGGCCGCCTAATTTCAACCGGAACTTCGCATCCTTTACGCTTAAGTCTCCCTTATAGGATTCATTTGCCCCAGCTCCGACACTGGCATAGGTGAAGGTGGCCTGGTATGATTTCAGGGATTTATACTGTTTGCTCATTGCATCCAGAATGCCCTTTGCGCGCTTATCCTTCTGAGCTACTGCGGGTAGTGCCATCACTACTGCCAGCCCCAGCATCCATGCTACTTTTTTCATTTTTATGTAGTTACTCTTAAATTCAAGTTGTGAAGACAACTGACCGTACGAGCTATCTTATTGTAATTAGACTAGAAAACAACACGAAAAGTTTAATTTGATCCATTTTATTAGGAACTGTTAACGCACTGATTGACTGTCTAGTCTCCCTTCAGGCGTTTCAGTATTTCTTCCAGCATTTGCAGATCCTGAACGAGTACATCGCGAGCTTTACTACCCTCAAAAGCCCCCACAATTTTGGCCGCTTCTAATTGGTCGATAAGCCGCCCGGCGCGGTTGTAGCCAAGCTTGAGTTTGCGCTGTATGAGTGACGTACTTCCCTGCTGATGAATAACAATCAGCCGGGCGGCCTCATCAAACATTGGGTCACGATTGTCAAGATCTACGTCTTTGTCGTCGCTCTGACCACCATCATCACCAATGAATTCCGGCAACGCATATGCCTCATCATAGCCACGCTGGTTACCTACATAATCGCAGAGATCTTCAATTTCGTTGGTATCCACAAAAGGACACTGTAAGCGGATGATATCGGAGTTCGACGATAGCAACATATCCCCCATACCGACCAGCTGTTCTGCTCCACCTGTATCCAGAATTGTTCGTGAATCGATCTTCGATGTTACTTTAAACGATAGACGGGCCGGGAAGTTCGCTTTGATCAGACCGGTAATGACATTCACCGACGGCCGTTGCGTGGCCACAACCAGGTGAATCCCGATAGCCCGTGCTAACTGCGCCAGTCGGGCAATGGGTTGCTCCACTTCTTTGCCTGCCGTCATCATCAAATCGGCAAGCTCATCGACAATTAAGACGATGTAGGGCAGAAAGCGATGGCCTTTATCGGGGTTCAACCGACGTTTTACAAACTTTGCATTATATTCTTTCAGATTCCGGCAACCGCCATCTTTTAGCAGGTTGTACCGATTATCCATCTCAATACACAGCGAATTAAGCGTGTTTACGACCTTTTTCGTGTCGGTAATAATCGGCTCCTCTGAATCGGGGAGCTTTGCCAGAAAATGCCGTTCTAACTTATTGAACAACGTCAGTTCGACCTTTTTGGGGTCTACCAGTACCAATTTTAGCTGCGACGGATGTTTCTTGTAAATCAGCGAGGTAAGAAGCACGTTCAATCCGACCGATTTACCCTGACCGGTAGCCCCAGCCATCAGCAAGTGCGGCATTTTGGCCAGGTCGGCAACATAAATTTCGTTGGATATGGTCTTGCCCAATACGATCGGTAAATCGAATTTACTACTCGTAAAAATATCGCTCGTGATAACCGATCGCATCGAGACCATTTCACGATTCTTGTTCGGTACCTCAATGCCAATAGTACCCATGCCGGGCATTGGCGCAATGATCCGAATGCCCAGCGCCGACAGGTTAAGGGCTATGTCGTCTTCGAGGCTTTTGATTTTAGAAATTCGGACGCCTTTGGCCGGAACAATTTCATAAAGCGTGACCGTTGGTCCGATCGATGCCTGAATGGAGTCGATTTCAATACCAAAATTACGCAGCGTTGTTTCGATACGCTCTTTATTGGCTGTCAGCTCATCTTCCGAAACCTGCGCCTTGCGTGTGTTCTGGTACTCGGTAAGCAGGTCATTCGTTGGGTATTGGTACTGGGGCAGGTCGAGAGTTGGGTCATAGAGCCCATGAGTAGCAACCAGATCATCGTCTTCGAATGGGTCTGGTTCAAAGGTTGGCGCTGGCGTTGCGCCAAGTTC comes from Spirosoma aureum and encodes:
- a CDS encoding FtsK/SpoIIIE family DNA translocase, whose amino-acid sequence is MAQPTTSSRQNTVRQPTPDRNRQNAPRPSRDNGSAGRLREPRPSFDWGAALDSWFSDQRSTLTLGVLLMLLAVGLFIAFISYLITGQADQSVVGAAFSQPLAESGPETRNWVGLVGAFVAHVFVFRWFGVGALTLPIIMFLAGYKLTLRRELLPLSRATAGLLFLSVWSSLLLGYIVLVTDSAETDSIWCGGIGYEFNVALYSLFGWGNLAFIGFVLFLFVVYFFDVRNIKLPSFSAPNLAGGVRPKSPKRPDDTLQSYEESEADYEETVPDYTAPVDFSHSVPVPEEAISSPDSPLNDAHHQEASVPELIAKTTGVTLTIKNRESVTDDPVAEPEELGATPAPTFEPDPFEDDDLVATHGLYDPTLDLPQYQYPTNDLLTEYQNTRKAQVSEDELTANKERIETTLRNFGIEIDSIQASIGPTVTLYEIVPAKGVRISKIKSLEDDIALNLSALGIRIIAPMPGMGTIGIEVPNKNREMVSMRSVITSDIFTSSKFDLPIVLGKTISNEIYVADLAKMPHLLMAGATGQGKSVGLNVLLTSLIYKKHPSQLKLVLVDPKKVELTLFNKLERHFLAKLPDSEEPIITDTKKVVNTLNSLCIEMDNRYNLLKDGGCRNLKEYNAKFVKRRLNPDKGHRFLPYIVLIVDELADLMMTAGKEVEQPIARLAQLARAIGIHLVVATQRPSVNVITGLIKANFPARLSFKVTSKIDSRTILDTGGAEQLVGMGDMLLSSNSDIIRLQCPFVDTNEIEDLCDYVGNQRGYDEAYALPEFIGDDGGQSDDKDVDLDNRDPMFDEAARLIVIHQQGSTSLIQRKLKLGYNRAGRLIDQLEAAKIVGAFEGSKARDVLVQDLQMLEEILKRLKGD
- the lpcA gene encoding D-sedoheptulose 7-phosphate isomerase; this translates as MLDIIRHELTEAQSVLDTFLSNPDNLTAIDLAARLMADALKKGRKIISCGNGGSHCDAMHFAEELSGRYRDDRRSLAAIAISDVSHISCVSNDYGYEFVFSRFIEGLGNEGDVLLGLSTSGNSANIIRAVEAARSKGMHVILLTGKDGGKLAGKADVEIRVPHFGYADRIQEIHIKVIHIFILLIEKQVIG
- a CDS encoding LolA family protein; the protein is MKKVAWMLGLAVVMALPAVAQKDKRAKGILDAMSKQYKSLKSYQATFTYASVGAGANESYKGDLSVKDAKFRLKLGGQEVFSDGQTMSTYIKESNEVNVQDYEDGAAGELNPTQIYTIYKRGFDYRFLKEQKQNGRTLEVIELTPNRQKSPISTIQISVDKADKSVRNWLIINKDGKRTTYTITKFTPNATVSDSDFIFDKSKYPGVEVVDLR
- the upp gene encoding uracil phosphoribosyltransferase, encoding MFVFAQQPSLVNQFVAELRDVSIQKDRLRFRRNLERIGELMAYEISKTLPYHNVSIKTPLGISETQLLRQQPVLATIMRAGLPFHQGLANYFDQAENAFAGAYRGYSASDSDEFEITMDYIVSPDIGGKTLILSDPMLATGRSLEKIYHAMLRYGIPAQTHIAAIIASPEGVRHVQRQLPQCHLWLGAIDSHLNEHSYIVPGLGDAGDLAYGGKV